A single region of the Thermotoga profunda AZM34c06 genome encodes:
- a CDS encoding ABC transporter permease: MPKKSSTTIIFKRISKNKGALIGMFIVIAIVVIALTAPLIAPYDPYKQDLLSSLEGPSKNHIFGTDIFGRDVLSRVIYGARTSVSISFLAVIIAILMGIIAGTIAGYFGGVVDEILMRFLDILMAFPDILLAIAIVAALGPGKSNLIIAIAIYSFPQFARVMRASVLTIKNNEYIEAAKAIGESHISVIVRYVVPNALAPIIVQATLRMATAILTISGLSFLGLGVKPPEAEWGTDLAMARVYLEIAPHLGIFPGIALFLTVMGSNLFGDGLNDALNPRLKDR, encoded by the coding sequence ATGCCAAAAAAGAGTTCAACGACGATCATATTTAAACGAATAAGTAAAAACAAAGGTGCATTGATTGGTATGTTCATAGTGATTGCGATTGTGGTAATTGCTCTCACAGCCCCTTTAATTGCACCATATGATCCATACAAACAGGATCTACTCTCGAGTCTTGAGGGACCATCAAAAAATCATATCTTTGGTACCGACATCTTCGGAAGGGATGTTTTGAGCAGGGTTATCTATGGTGCAAGGACATCTGTATCCATTTCTTTTTTAGCTGTGATCATCGCAATTCTCATGGGTATAATAGCTGGAACAATTGCAGGTTACTTTGGTGGTGTTGTTGACGAAATTCTGATGAGGTTTTTGGATATACTAATGGCATTTCCGGACATATTATTGGCTATAGCGATTGTTGCAGCTTTGGGTCCCGGCAAATCAAACTTGATCATAGCCATTGCCATCTATTCATTTCCACAGTTCGCAAGAGTAATGAGAGCATCTGTTTTGACAATCAAAAATAATGAATACATCGAAGCAGCCAAAGCCATTGGTGAATCACACATATCTGTAATTGTCAGATATGTTGTGCCAAATGCATTAGCGCCAATAATAGTTCAAGCCACTCTCAGGATGGCTACAGCGATATTGACAATATCTGGCTTGAGTTTTCTTGGATTAGGGGTTAAGCCTCCAGAAGCAGAATGGGGAACAGATCTTGCAATGGCAAGAGTTTATTTAGAGATAGCACCTCACTTGGGTATATTCCCTGGCATTGCACTGTTTTTGACTGTGATGGGTTCCAATCTTTTCGGGGATGGTCTCAATGATGCCTTAAACCCAAGATTGAAGGATAGGTGA